The Brasilonema sennae CENA114 genome includes a region encoding these proteins:
- a CDS encoding NACHT domain-containing protein, which translates to MIFTELIGQLPKIADALGQLRTQAQNYPNLIKELQKWGLDPTQPPENPDAIYAWSIVKYYQEFQGMQLMIDLLGEDEIKKTFVEKYNANDLAKFLKLAKDFIIRRGLWREFGEKKLDLRAEIQKFSSVYTQVTKWTKSPLQVLSDPDSTKISEYSPYPKEFQALIQNKIESFRGREFVFKQIQQFIDRNSNGYFTIVGDAGMGKSTIAAKFIWDHKFPCYFNIRSEGRNKPELFLESIRQQLINRYWLQNAKDDNLQTLLQKVSDNLLDDERLVIVVDALDEVEQEDRDKNLLNLPTTLPNKVYFLLTRRPYIADNKRLYTQGVPEEELDLRNPEYGDLSRQDIENYIWFFIQENPKFKDSLRKWIEERQIAAFTFVEQVAEKSENNFMYLYHLLPGIAQGEYNDLSLEKFPKGLKEYYQTHWRRMGMDTEPKEKMVIILFILVEISTPIPCEMMAKITNQDEYEVEKVLDQWVEYLKDQKVDKKTCYSIYHTSFLDFLKGKRDLKKTRKLFDEVNQKIAEYFIREMA; encoded by the coding sequence ATGATCTTTACAGAACTTATTGGGCAGCTACCCAAGATTGCTGATGCTCTTGGTCAACTCCGCACACAAGCTCAGAACTATCCAAATCTTATTAAAGAATTACAGAAATGGGGATTAGATCCGACTCAGCCTCCTGAAAATCCTGATGCTATTTATGCTTGGAGTATCGTCAAGTATTATCAGGAGTTTCAAGGAATGCAGCTGATGATAGATTTGTTGGGTGAAGACGAGATAAAAAAGACTTTTGTAGAAAAATATAATGCTAATGACTTAGCAAAATTTTTAAAACTAGCAAAAGATTTTATTATTCGCAGGGGGTTGTGGCGTGAGTTTGGAGAAAAAAAGCTTGACCTGAGAGCAGAGATTCAAAAATTTTCTAGTGTTTACACTCAAGTTACGAAATGGACTAAATCTCCTCTACAAGTTTTAAGTGATCCAGATTCTACTAAAATTTCAGAATATTCGCCTTATCCAAAAGAGTTTCAAGCATTAATACAGAATAAAATAGAGTCATTTCGCGGTCGAGAATTTGTTTTTAAGCAAATACAACAGTTTATTGACCGTAACTCTAACGGTTATTTTACTATCGTGGGAGATGCAGGGATGGGAAAAAGCACGATAGCGGCTAAATTTATTTGGGATCATAAATTTCCTTGCTATTTCAATATTCGCTCTGAAGGTCGCAATAAACCTGAGTTGTTTTTGGAAAGTATTCGTCAACAGCTAATTAATCGTTATTGGTTGCAGAATGCTAAGGATGATAATTTACAAACTTTGCTTCAAAAAGTCAGCGATAATCTGTTAGATGACGAACGCCTTGTGATTGTGGTTGATGCGCTTGATGAGGTGGAGCAAGAAGACCGAGATAAAAATCTTTTGAATTTACCGACGACACTCCCCAATAAAGTTTATTTCTTGTTGACGAGACGACCTTATATTGCAGATAACAAGCGCTTATACACTCAAGGAGTTCCTGAAGAGGAGTTAGATTTAAGAAATCCGGAATATGGAGATTTGAGCCGTCAGGATATTGAAAATTATATTTGGTTCTTTATCCAAGAAAATCCTAAATTTAAAGATAGTCTCAGGAAGTGGATTGAGGAGCGTCAAATAGCTGCTTTCACTTTTGTTGAGCAGGTAGCTGAAAAAAGTGAAAATAACTTTATGTATTTGTATCATCTCTTGCCAGGAATTGCTCAAGGAGAATACAACGACCTATCCTTAGAAAAATTTCCTAAAGGTCTTAAGGAATACTATCAAACCCATTGGAGGAGAATGGGTATGGATACAGAACCTAAGGAAAAGATGGTGATTATTCTATTTATTTTAGTGGAAATTAGTACGCCTATTCCCTGTGAGATGATGGCAAAAATTACCAACCAGGATGAATATGAGGTGGAAAAGGTTTTGGATCAGTGGGTTGAGTATTTGAAAGACCAAAAAGTAGATAAAAAAACCTGTTATAGCATCTACCATACAAGTTTCCTTGACTTCCTGAAAGGCAAACGGGATCTGAAGAAAACCCGGAAACTATTTGACGAAGTTAACCAAAAAATTGCTGAATATTTCATCAGGGAGATGGCGTAA